The Geminocystis sp. M7585_C2015_104 genome contains the following window.
ATACAACTATACTCGCCGATGGGATATGGGATATAATTCTTCCAGGAGTCCAATAGGAATGTCCTCTTGTATGGCCACCAATTCTGAAATAATTGCCAGTATTGCCGAGGATTTGAGACGTTCAACAGAGGCAAAAAGGGCAAAAAAGCTGGTATTTTATGTAAGTCAAAGATACTGGGAGCCGGATTTTTCTATTGTAGATAGTTATTCTTTTGAGGATTTATTGATGAGTTTATATCAGGGAAATCCCACACTGGATGATTTAAAGGCTCTCCTCTATCAAGCCGTGAATACTCTCAATAGGAAGGCAGTTTATGTAAAAATAGCCCAATATTTGTACAAGAGGATGTCAAAATTGTACGAGAATGTCGAGCCCATTTCTAATAGTAATGCGAACGAATTAGAACCAGGGTTGCTGGAAAGAATTGCAGAAAATATCGAAGCCCACCCAGAAGCAGCGAGGATCAAAAAACTAATATTTGCTGCCTGCAAGCAATACTGGGAAAATGACAGTAATGTGATTGACATGTATGAGTTAAAGGAGTTGCTGACAGAGTTGTATCAATTATACCCCACAGCTAAAAGACTGCGTAAAACTCTAGACAAAATCGTTGCCAGTATCAACCGTCAGAATTTTTACTCCTTCATCGCAGATACTATCATGGGGGAATTGGCATATCTGTACAAACATGACGTAGCGGCTTCTGAAGACAGTCAGGGAGAGAAAGACGAAGAAACTATGCTTATTCGGGCACAAAAACAGTCTAAATCCGTAGAGCAGGGAGAAACACAAGATAGCACAGAAGAAAAGGGGGACAATGTAGGGACAGAAGTAGTACAAGGAGCGGTACCGGAGGGGCAAATTCTACCCTGGTTAAGGCTAGATAGTCTTTTCGACCTTAAACAGGAGATTATGCAATATACCAACCCCCTAAGAGCCAAGATCATCCTGTTCTATACTATATATCAGATTGAGCCCATGGAGCAACACTGGTCTGTAGTTCGGACTTGTAGTCTAGATGATTTATTATTGAAATTGTTCCAACAGTATGGTAAAGATGTGACGGGAATAGAAAGACATTTGTCACAAACTGCTAATTTTCAGATAGAGGGTTTAAACGCGGAAGATAATATCCAAACTGTTAATACCCTCGTGGAGAGTTTTAGACGTTTTTGTAAGAAATAGGGTTTCAGCATAGAGAATGGAAGTAAATCAAATTCTAGAAATCTACAACACGGGAGAGAGGAATTTTAAGGGTGCGTTTCTGGCGGGGATAGACTTGTCCGGGGCGGATTTAATTGGTATAATCCTTGCCGGTGGCAATTTACAAAAGGCTAATTTCACCTTTGCTTATCTTAACCGTAGTGATTTAAGCCAGACTAATCTAGAGGAGGCTATCCTCACTGGTGCTAATCTTTATCAGGCTATCTTGGTGGAGGCTAATTTACACCGGGCTGACTTGCATGGCGCCATACTACAAAAAGCTGACTTAAGAGGGGCAAATCTAACCCTGGCAAATCTGTTGGATGCCAACCTCATAGAAGCCGACTTACGTTATGCCAATCTGGGAAATGCCAACCTGAAAGGGGCCTGTTTAAGGGGTGCTAATATGAGGAGGGAGAAACGGGCTAATGCCACTAATCTGAGGGGTGCTAATCTAGATAAAGCCGATTTGAGGAATATTGACATGCAGGGGGTAGATTTAAAGAATGCTAGTCTGATAGGTGCTAATTTAGCAGAAGCCAACCTGCGTGGTGCTGATTTAACCAATGCCGACTTGACTGGTGCTAATCTGAAGGGGGCATTACTTACAGAGGTACAATTGGCAGGTGCTAGACTAGTGAGTGCTAATCTAGCCAATGCCAAACTAGATCGTGCCATCCTCGTTGACAGCGATTGTACCATGGCCAATCTAGAAAATGCCACCCTTTCTGATGTAAAATTAACCCGTGCCAATCTTATCCAGGCTAATCTGACGTTTGCCCGTCTCAACCGCAGTGATTTAACTCGTGCTAATCTTTATGGTGCTATTCTTCGTAATGCTTCTTTAATGGAGGTGTTTTTTGCCCGCACTAATCTTTCTTCTGCTGATTTAACCAGTGCCAATCTTATCGGTGCTGATTTGAGTAGTGCTAACACTGCTGGGGCTATTTTTGAGAAGGCTATTATGCCGGATGGGCAGATTTTTCACTGAGAGTTGCTTACTGTTTTCTCCATTTTGCTTTTTAGGGGGATTGGTTCTATTCTATATACTGTAGGTGGATTTGCAGTTTTATAGTCAGAATTAGGGAAGTATTTTGGGCTAATATCGAGCCAGTTAATTTACTGTTTTGCTATTAGAATATGTCCAAATAGTTGAGGGGGGAAGTGTCTTATGCCCTAATCCTTAAATGCTGGAGTTTTTCTCTAAAATGGTAACAGGAATTTAAGTGCATTTGGTGATGAAAATTGCCTATTTGATAAACCAGTATCCCAAGGTGAGTCATAGTTTTATCCGGAGGGAAATCTTGGCGTTGGAGTCGCTGGGGGTGACTATTAAACGTTTTTCGGTGCGCTCCCTTTTTTCTGAGTTACAAGATAAGACAGACATAGACGAATGGCAGAAAACGAAATTCATATTGGGGGTGGGGATAGTAGGGTTACTATTTCACTCTTTGAAATGGTTGGTTGTCTCTCCCAGAAGATTCTTTTCTGCCCTTGTAGTTGCTCTGAAAATAGGCTACCATTCCGAGCGTGGGGTTTTGCGTCACTTGGCTTATCTAGCAGAGGCTTGTGTATTAGCTTCTTGGCTACGGGGGGAGGAGATTAAACATATACACGCCCATTTTGGCACCAATTCCACTGCCGTGGCGATGCTCACCAGTATTGTATCAGATGTGACCTACAGTTTTACTGTTCATGGCCCGGAGGAGTTTGACAAACCTAAGGCTATTTCCCTGGCAGAAAAGATTAAAAGGGCTACTTTTGTAGTTGCTATTAGCAGTTATGGTAGAAGTCAACTTTATCGTTGGTGTGATTATTCTCAATGGGGGAAAATTCATGTTATCCACTGTGGTTTAGACAACTTCTTCTTGGAGGCAGACCATCAAAAAAGGGGAGAAATTCAAAAGGAAAATCGTCTGGTGTGTGTAGGCAGACTTTGCCCGCAAAAGGGACAATTATTGTTAGTGGAGGCTATTAGACGGTTAAAAGACAAA
Protein-coding sequences here:
- a CDS encoding glycosyltransferase family 4 protein, which codes for MKIAYLINQYPKVSHSFIRREILALESLGVTIKRFSVRSLFSELQDKTDIDEWQKTKFILGVGIVGLLFHSLKWLVVSPRRFFSALVVALKIGYHSERGVLRHLAYLAEACVLASWLRGEEIKHIHAHFGTNSTAVAMLTSIVSDVTYSFTVHGPEEFDKPKAISLAEKIKRATFVVAISSYGRSQLYRWCDYSQWGKIHVIHCGLDNFFLEADHQKRGEIQKENRLVCVGRLCPQKGQLLLVEAIRRLKDKGIDCQLTLVGDGELRQTIMELAKSLGVDSQIRITGWLSSDGVKREISQAKLMVMPSFAEGLPVAIMESLALGIPVITTYVAGIPELVVDGESGWLVTPGDIDALTETLIKALNTPVEVLQQMGRKGRERVIQNHSANREARKLLSLFCHYLGGDED
- a CDS encoding pentapeptide repeat-containing protein; protein product: MEVNQILEIYNTGERNFKGAFLAGIDLSGADLIGIILAGGNLQKANFTFAYLNRSDLSQTNLEEAILTGANLYQAILVEANLHRADLHGAILQKADLRGANLTLANLLDANLIEADLRYANLGNANLKGACLRGANMRREKRANATNLRGANLDKADLRNIDMQGVDLKNASLIGANLAEANLRGADLTNADLTGANLKGALLTEVQLAGARLVSANLANAKLDRAILVDSDCTMANLENATLSDVKLTRANLIQANLTFARLNRSDLTRANLYGAILRNASLMEVFFARTNLSSADLTSANLIGADLSSANTAGAIFEKAIMPDGQIFH